One Spinacia oleracea cultivar Varoflay chromosome 4, BTI_SOV_V1, whole genome shotgun sequence DNA segment encodes these proteins:
- the LOC110793053 gene encoding uncharacterized protein isoform X3, translating into MNVPQKGWRLRDSTYAKICVPCFTAYEHGTLCDKYHHDDDGWRHCDECDRQVHCGCIMGQNTYEINDTCGVTCMDCLIGSPVVSSVGDTSFLDAGSSSDFKVLTGIELLADPASGNASSNPTIVGASASVDPAPATRGATSDPITKGTTSDPTIEDAIADPATGGTSDYPAAGGATADPSTGGASANPSTANACADPAIRNACADPSIGSTRSDSTSGKSAYYRDSTWLWF; encoded by the exons ATGAATGTACCTCAAAAAGGATGGCGTCTGAGGGATTCTACCTATGCAAAGATCTGTGTCCCGTGCTT TACTGCTTATGAGCATGGAACTTTATGTGACAAATATCATCACGACGACGATGGATGGAGACACTGTGATGAATGTGATAGG CAAGTTCATTGCGGCTGTATTATGGGACAGAATACGTATGAGATTAATGACACGTGCGGTGTAACCTGCATGGATTGCCTGATAGGGAGTCCTGTG GTATCAAGTGTAGGCGACACCTCTTTCTTGGATGCTGGTTCCAGTAGTGATTTCAAAGTTCTAACTG ggatagagcttttgGCAGATCCTGCCTCTGGGAATGCCTCTAGCAATCCCACCATCGTGGGCGCCTCTGCCTCTGTCGATCCGGCCCCAGCCACCCGGGGTGCCACTTCCGATCCCATCACCAAGGGCACTACTTCCGATCCCACCATCGAAGATGCCATTGCAGATCCCGCCACCGGGGGCACCTCTGACTATCCCGCTGCCGGGGGCGCCACTGCCGATCCCAGCACTGGGGGCGCCTCTGCAAATCCCTCCACCGCAAATGCCTGTGCGGATCCCGCCATTAGGAATGCCTGTGCTGATCCATCCATTGGGAGCACCAGGTCAGATTCCACCAGTGGGAAAAGTGCATATTATCGCGACAGTACATGGCTTTGG TTTTGA
- the LOC110793055 gene encoding tropinone reductase homolog At2g29340, which yields MATNFESVYHLSQLAYPLFKASDIVFISSMASIVAVDVGSVYGPAKGAMNQLAKNLACEWAKDNIRNSVAPGVIWTAITEGLKNYKEYKEAFESRIALGRVGNPDEISPVVAFLCLPAASYITGQTITLPLNEKPKEGNLEDCAFTEQFPG from the exons ATGGCCACAAATTTCGAGTCGGTTTATCATCTATCTCAACTTGCATATCCCCTATTCAAGGCCTCAGACATTGTCTTTATTTCATCTATGGCTAGTATCGTGGCAGTTGATGTTGGATCTGTTTATGGGCCAGCAAAAG GAGCAATGAACCAACTAGCAAAGAATTTGGCATGCGAATGGGCAAAAGATAATATCCGAAATTCTGTTGCTCCTGGAGTAATTTGGACTGCTATAACTGAG GGACTTAAGAACTACAAGGAGTATAAGGAGGCTTTCGAGTCTCGAATTGCTCTAGGACGTGTTGGGAATCCGGATGAAATTTCACCTGTAGTCGCATTTTTATGTTTACCGGCAGCTTCTTATATAACTGGACAAACTATAACACTTCCGCTTAATGAGAAGCCCAAg GAAGGAAACCTGGAGGATTGTGCTTTTACAGAACAATTCCCTGGATGA